The Thermithiobacillus tepidarius DSM 3134 genome segment TGTGGCACCAGGAGCGCAAGCTGGCCGGCATCCTGTCGGAGCTGCAGGGCGAGGTGCAGGGCCCCTGCGCCTTGGTGGTGGGCATCGGCGTCAACGTGCACGCACGGGAAAGCGGCGCTTTGCCGGTGGACCAGCCATGGACCAGCCTGGCCCTGGTGCAGCCGGGTGCAGCTCCCGATCGCAACGTTCTGGCCGGCCGCCTTCTCGCCCAGTTGTTCCGCGCTTACGAGCTCTTTTGCCAGTCGGGCCTGGGCGCCTTCGAGGGCCTGTGGGAGCGCTATGATTTGCTGCGTGGTCGGGAGGTCCAGGTCAGCGGCTTGCGCGAGTCCCTGGTGGGCATCGCTTGCGGCGTCTCCCCCGAAGGTCATCTGCGCGTGGCTGCCGGCGGGCAGGTGCATCATCTGCACTCCGGCGAAGTGAGCGTGCGTCCCCACGGCCATGCCTGAAGCAAGGCAGCCGCTCTTCGTGCACGTGGGCAATACCCACACCGTGTTGGCCCTGGCCGGGGTGGGGGCTTTCCGCAAATGCGTCCTGCCGACGCCGCGCAGCCCGGCCGACGTGGAGGCCTTGCAGCGGGAGCCAGCCTGTCGCGAACTGCTCGACGCAGCCGGGGCCTGTTACCTCGGCGGCGTCGTGCCGGAAGCGATGCAGCTCCTGGCGCAGCGCCTGCCGTTGCAGCCGTTGTCCCGCCGCCGGGCGGCGTCGCTGCTGGACATGGACTACAATCCGCCGGACAGCCTGGGCTTTGACCGTCTGTGCAAGCTCCTGGCCGCCGCTGCCATGCATCCGGGTGAAACCACCATCGTGGTGGATATGGGCACGGCCACCACCATCGACCTGCTGCTGGAGGCGCGCCGTTTCGCCGGTGGCCTCGTCATGCCTGGCGAGCAGGCCTGCCTGGATGCCCTGCATGCCGCTACTGCCCTGCTGCCGCAGCTCGAAGCCGGTGGCGGCGAGGCGTATCGATCGGCCGGCGTGGGCACGAAAACGAGCGAGTGCATGCATCTGGGTGTGGACGCCATGATCGTCGGCGGTCTGCGCCAAGCGTTGGATGGCCTGTTGTCCGCCCATCCGGGTGCCGGGCTGCTGATCACCGGCGGCGGCGCAGAGCGCTTCCTGCCGGTCCTGCAGGGGCTGTATCCCTTGCGCTATGAGGCGGACCTGGTGCTGCGGGGCATGCAGGTGCTGGCTGGGTTGGAGACTGCTGCCCTTGGCCGGGGAGATCCCTGATTCTAAAGGAAGTTTTTGCGCCGGCAAAAGGCCAAGATTGATTACCATGCTACCCTTGCCTAGAATACCTCAAACGCTGGCGTAGCTCAGTTGGTAGAGCAGCTGATTTGTAATCAGCAGGTCACGGGTTCGAGTCCGGTCGCCAGCTCCAGACAAGCGTGCAAACTGAACGGCCCGGCTGGCGACAGCCGGGCCCTTTTATTTTGGTCCAGACAGCCACCAGGATCGTCTTCTTGATTTTTGCATGAGTGCCTCATCGCTGATGCTCTTCAATCCCGAGGGCATGCCGAATGCAGCTTTCGGCGTGCAAGCAGGCACAAGTTCCGCCCGCAGGGATGCGCACTCCACAATTCCTCTGCTAGGGCAAAAGACGGATTCCGTTTCCTCAGTAATTCACTAAGTTAAAGTCATTGTCGCCCGGTCTCGGCGGATTACCAAGGCAGAGCACCCCGAGAACAACAAACACAAGCGTGGGCAAGAGGCGGCAGGCTATATCCCGGATCGATCACAGCAAGCTTCCCCCGTAAGGGGCTGGATACCAGGCGGCGCCGTACAGGCGAGCGTGTCCGTTGCGGGCTTTCGTCGCGGCTGCGGTGGGGCAGTATGCGGTCCTTTTCTCGAATGCCGAAAGGAGGTGCTGGGTGAAGACGGCAATTGCACTTAGTGGAGGCGGCGCGAGAGGCGCTTTTCAGGTGGGCGCGGTGAAGTGCCTCTATACGGCATTTGGGATTCGGCCGGATCTGCTGACGAGCAGCGGCATGGGCTCGATGAATGCGGCCAAGCTCGCCGAGGGACGGACGGCGGACGAGCAGCGCCAGGCGGTGCGGGAGTTGGAGCACATCTGGAGTCGGCTGCAGGCGTGGGAGGATCTGTTTCAGCCGCAGCCATGGTTGGTCGGCCTGCTGCAGGCGGCGGGCGGCCCGGAGGCGCTTTTCGGGACGGCGGCCGGGGAGGATGCCCTGGACCATCCGGCGGCCGCGATGCTGCTGGCGGCGCTGCAGCATGGCGGAGCGCTGGCCAAGGCGGCGAAGGGGGCGCAGGAGGCTGCCCTGTTCACGTTGGACCCGCTGGCGGCA includes the following:
- a CDS encoding type III pantothenate kinase, whose translation is MPEARQPLFVHVGNTHTVLALAGVGAFRKCVLPTPRSPADVEALQREPACRELLDAAGACYLGGVVPEAMQLLAQRLPLQPLSRRRAASLLDMDYNPPDSLGFDRLCKLLAAAAMHPGETTIVVDMGTATTIDLLLEARRFAGGLVMPGEQACLDALHAATALLPQLEAGGGEAYRSAGVGTKTSECMHLGVDAMIVGGLRQALDGLLSAHPGAGLLITGGGAERFLPVLQGLYPLRYEADLVLRGMQVLAGLETAALGRGDP